Part of the Desulfosoma sp. genome, ATTTCCAGGCTTTCCCGCTTCAGACTGTGGCGCATGCGTCCCAGAGGGCAATCGGGAACGGGTTTCGGAGTTCCATGGGTGATTTCCCAGCATGGCTTTCCGATCATGGCTTCATCGTCGTGGGCAAGGATCCGTTCCGCCGCCTTGTTGCAACGCATCACGCGATGGTCGGCATCCAGAATGAAAACGGCGTCGCTGAGGGCATCAAAGGTCGTCTTCCACTCTTGGACCAACCGCTCGTTTTCTTCCACAAGAGACCGGAAGCGCACCACCAGAGGCGCATCCAGTCCGATCACCAGATCCACTTCCCCGCGCCGCAAGGCTTCCAAAGCGGCTTCGGCCTTGGCAAGCCTTTCCCGCAGATCATCATCGAAAGCTCCGGTCTCGCTCATGACGGATCCCCATCTTTTGTAAGACCCAAGGCCGCTAAAACTTTTTCCTCATCGGTTAGGGACCCCAAAATGCTTCGCACAGGAGGCGGCCATTCCACGATCAAAGTGGGCACAACCATCACCTGGTGCTCAATGGCCGCCTTGTAGTCCTGGAGTACATCCACGATCATAATCTTGCAGTTTTCAAGCAAATACTTTTCGCACAGCCGGTTCAGCATCGCTTTGGCCTTGGCCGAATTAGGTTCATCGCCGGCCACAAAAAGCCGCAGCCGATACTTTGGCTTTGATTCGTGGATCGGGACGTTTTGCCTTTCATGCGCCTGTATCGTCATGACTTCCTCCTGATTCTTCTCCATCGCCGATCGGCGAAGGTCCCGGCATGGAAGACTTGGCCCGATCTACGGTCGCGGTTCGATTAGCCAAAGCTTGTTGGACTTCTTTCTGCGCAAGCCGCAATCGTTTAAGTTCCAGTTCTTTCAATTGAATATCGAAGTCGAGGCGCTGGGCTTTCAGTCGATCCTTGAGTTCCTGGCGTTGGCGAAGCGTGCCTGTCAGCACATCGCCTTCGCCAACATACGGGTCGAGAATGTGAATGCCGTCGTCGCTGATGACATATTCGTGTTTGACGTTGGAATGTCTGGAGCCTCTGGACTTGAGCACGTGAAGGATCCGGTTGGTTTCGCCGGGACACGGCTGGTAGTGCAGAAAGAGTACCGTATCCACCATGGAGGAGATTTCGTTCCCGGAAATTTCCACATAGCCCGTAGATCCCGAGAGCTGATTGATCAAAAAAACCGTGATCCCTCGCTCCTTACAGGCATTGAGCAGCCTCATCAGATATTCGTAAGCGGCTTGTTTTCCGCCCATACGCTCACATGCGGAAATGGCATCCACCACTACGTGGGCCGGAGACAATGCCTCAATGCGTTCCATGGCTCGGAAAAAGTGATCTTCCGCCCCCATGGCTTCTGGATAATGGACCAGGAAAGCGAGAAGTTCCGAGCGGGCATGGTCTCTGAGGTCCAAACCTGCACTTCGAACGTTTTCCAGCATTGCTTCCTGGGATTCCTCGAACCCGATATAAAGAACACGTTCTCCACGATCGCAGGCTTGAGCCACAAAGGTGCTCGCAAGAATGGTTTTTCCCGTCCCAGGCAGTCCGGCGAAAAGAATACAGGCTCCTCGTCGATAGCCTCCACCCAGCATGTCGTCCAAACGAGGAATGCCCGTGGTCATTCGTTCCCCCAAAGGTTTATGGCGAAGTCCCACGGTGGATATAGGGGCCAAGCGAAGGCCGCCCATGCCGATGGTATAAGGATACTCGTTACGGCCGAAATCGGAACCACGATACTTGATGACGCGAAGCCGCCGTGTGGTGATCTGAGCATCGACCCTTGCGTCCATGCGAATGAGGCAATCGGACAGGGAATCGAAAAACTCTTCATAAACCGATGGGCCACCACGGGTTTGGCGAATGGTCAAAATGGCCGAAAGGCCCCCAGCCTGAAGCCAGTCATGGAGGGCATGGAGTTCATTGCGCATGGTCTGAGGGGAATCAAAAAGGCGTAAAGCCACTTCAAGGGCGTCGATAACGACACGTCGAGCGTTCATTTCACGCTGTTTTCCGGAGGTTATGGCCAAGAGTCCTCTCAGGCTGAAATCGCCGCTTATAAAAGTTTCCGGCCTGATGCGCCCATCCAGCAAAACAAGCCGGTTCCGTTCCACGAGGCTCTCCAGGTTCCAGCCCAAAACGGAGGCGTTTTCTCGAAGCTGAAGCGACGATTCTTCAAAACCGACAAAGATGCCCGGCTCTCCATGCAAGGCGCCGCGGTAGAGAAATTCCAGGCCCAAAAGGGTTTTTCCGGATCCCACACCACCACTCACCACGGTCGTTCGGCCTCGAGGAAGACCTCCTTCCAGAATGTGGTCCAATCCTTCGATGTAGGTAGGCGCCTTGTCCAAAACAGCGTTTCGGCCGGTCTTTTCAGTGTCCACAAAGATTGCCATTACCTTGACTCCGTCTTTGATTCCCTTCAGTCTTTTCATGCGCCAAAACACGCGGGTCGGTCCGGCGCCCCGACGTGTCTTTCACTCCAGGCATCGGCTTTGGCTTCCAAGACGGTAAAGCCGCCCCAATCCTTTACGGCTTGCCTTCGGCGTTGGTTGCGAGAATGAAACAACCTGTGACTAACATTTTTTCGAATCGTGAGCCAGCCGAAACTCCTCACCGGTTTTCTAAGAAAAATTGCCCCCAAAAGACGTTGAACCTTGCTGTGCATGAATCTCCTTTCTCGCTTACACTTTTCTTACGAAGCTAATTTTATTCTTGAACCCAGACGCGGTGTGTATAGAAAAAAATAAGGTGCATGAAATTCGGCCTTATGTCCTGAGGTGAACGAAAGCCCCGCCATGATGGAAATCATGACCGATGGATCTTCCCAGGTTTTATGGATAGAACCTGATAGAGAATAGGTGAGAAGACTCAAACGGGGCTACAGGATCGGTGCGACGTTTCTCATCTTTCTCGTGATTGGGTATCCCTTACTTATTCATTATGTTAGAGCCTTCGCTCGAAATGCTGTCTCTGTTTTTGCGCCACATCCCTTATGGTGTCTTGTGACACTATCCATGTGGTTAGAGTACAACACATTAGACAATCGTCTAGTGACGGATGGAAAAAAATCTACCCGGCGGACTATAAGGGTAAATTCTGGACCGGGGGCCCAACGCATCTCGTCTATACGGAGAAAATGCCGGCGCATGTGGACATTAGAATTATGCTCAGAGACAAATTTTTGAGCCCTATTTACAAAGAATGTGAAGTAGACGATATTGTATGACGAAGTAACAAAATCTCTCAATTCAAATACTAATGTATTTATATGCCCAAACATAATAAATGGCTTATTTTCATTTACTTTTTCTGCACGCCTTTCTTGGTTTTCTTTTCCGTACATGCATTCCTTAATCAGAGACCTCCCTTCTGACGGCAGGTTTTGTGGCACGGAAACAGGAGCCGGCAGAAAATCGCCCGTAAAGAAATGATGTGCCTCTGTCGCGGACGCCGGCCCTGCGTGAATTGCCAAGAACGGGCGTCAAAAAGATGCGGTATGGAAGGATTTTATTGACATCTTAACATTTGATATACAAAATATTAGCGCACTAACTGAATGTGCCGCATCAACCCGAGCCCAGGAGAGAGCCCATGAAAGACGATGTCCAGAAACTTCGGGTTTATCTAGATCATATGCAGATTCCCTTTTACGGCACCGGAGAAGTTCGATGGTTGGAAAGCGAACCGCCAGGGTATCGGCCTTCGGATCTTCTCTCGGGTGCTCGAAGCGTTTTCTGCTTGGGGGTTCCGGTGCCAAAGGGGGTTTTTCGATCTGGAGGGCGCTCAGAGACCACCTACTGGCGCACGGCAAGTGTGATCTACCGTTTCTTGGATGCTGTTCTTGTGCGTTGTGCAGCGATCTTGGAGGAGGCTGGGGAAACGGCCGTTCCGGTTTTCGGCTGTTTTCCTTATGAGGTGAAAGGGAAAGGGGATTTCTGGGGATATCTCAACTTGGTCAAGGCTGCCGAAGCGGCGGGACTTGGAAAGATAGGCAAGAACGGAGTGTTGTTCCATCCCAAGGTCGGATGCCGCCTGTTGCTCGGCGGTATGGTGACTTCGGCGGCTCTTCCCTCGTGGCGTCTGCCGGGAGAAGCGAGAGGGTGTCCGGATAATTGTTTCGCATGCCGAGAAGCTTGCCCTGTCCAGGCCATAGACGCGCAGGGATCCGTGGATCGGCTGCGCTGTGTGCGGCATTCCATGAGGAGTCCCTTATTTATCCACCTTATGAAGAGCGGGGAAGTGGCGGATTCCGAAGCCGCTTTGATCAATCACATCAGTGCGGTGGACGATCATTCCATGTACACATGCATCGCCTGTGTGGCTGCCTGCCCTTATTGACCTTTCTTTTTCATAACGAAAAGGAGGTCCTTTTGGCTGACGACAGACTGATTTTTCTCTTATCCCGAGCGCACCACAAACTTCAGAATCACATTAAGGAACGGCTGGCCGCAGCAGGCGTTCGCCTCACCGTGGCTCAGGCCGGGATTCTTTTTCTCCTGAAGCACTTCGACGGGCGCACCATGACGGAGCTCAGCGGGGCGCTTTCCACGGACAACTCAGCGGTCACAGGCCTTGTGGATCGGCTTGAAAAACTGGGGTTCATTGTTCGACGCCCATGCCCCAAGGACCGTCGGGTTTATCGAATCCACATAACGCCGGAAGGAATCCAGGAGGTCAACAAGGCCAAGGATGTCATTCGGGCCGTCAATAAAGAAATCAAGGAAGGATTCAGCCCGGAAGAAATCGATGTTTTTCGAGCCGTTCTCAATGAAATTTTTACCAAGTTTTCGAAATGAACAAAATCTTCCATGGGATGATGGATCGGGTTGTGAGGTTTTATGACGGGAGCGGTAAGTGAGGGCCGCAGGCAACAGAGGCGCCTTTCCGTGTTTTGATGCGGACGATGATCGAAGTGGCATGGGTTTAAGTGAAAAGAAGGGAGAAGTTAAAATGGCGACCAGGGTTTACGAAAACTTGCTGGAAGTGATGCAAGGCCGTGGAGGCCCTTACGCAGGGTTGAATATTCCTGAGTTTTTTGCGCTGGTGCAGGAACTGTTTGATCCTGAGGAAGCCGAGATCAACAACGTTTTGAGCCGAAAACCGGCCTCCGTGGCGGAGATTGCCGAGCGGGCCGCAAAGAGTCCCGAAAGGGTCGTCCATATTCTGGAAAGGATGG contains:
- the kaiC gene encoding circadian clock protein KaiC codes for the protein MAIFVDTEKTGRNAVLDKAPTYIEGLDHILEGGLPRGRTTVVSGGVGSGKTLLGLEFLYRGALHGEPGIFVGFEESSLQLRENASVLGWNLESLVERNRLVLLDGRIRPETFISGDFSLRGLLAITSGKQREMNARRVVIDALEVALRLFDSPQTMRNELHALHDWLQAGGLSAILTIRQTRGGPSVYEEFFDSLSDCLIRMDARVDAQITTRRLRVIKYRGSDFGRNEYPYTIGMGGLRLAPISTVGLRHKPLGERMTTGIPRLDDMLGGGYRRGACILFAGLPGTGKTILASTFVAQACDRGERVLYIGFEESQEAMLENVRSAGLDLRDHARSELLAFLVHYPEAMGAEDHFFRAMERIEALSPAHVVVDAISACERMGGKQAAYEYLMRLLNACKERGITVFLINQLSGSTGYVEISGNEISSMVDTVLFLHYQPCPGETNRILHVLKSRGSRHSNVKHEYVISDDGIHILDPYVGEGDVLTGTLRQRQELKDRLKAQRLDFDIQLKELELKRLRLAQKEVQQALANRTATVDRAKSSMPGPSPIGDGEESGGSHDDTGA
- a CDS encoding MarR family transcriptional regulator — translated: MADDRLIFLLSRAHHKLQNHIKERLAAAGVRLTVAQAGILFLLKHFDGRTMTELSGALSTDNSAVTGLVDRLEKLGFIVRRPCPKDRRVYRIHITPEGIQEVNKAKDVIRAVNKEIKEGFSPEEIDVFRAVLNEIFTKFSK
- a CDS encoding circadian clock KaiB family protein; this encodes MTIQAHERQNVPIHESKPKYRLRLFVAGDEPNSAKAKAMLNRLCEKYLLENCKIMIVDVLQDYKAAIEHQVMVVPTLIVEWPPPVRSILGSLTDEEKVLAALGLTKDGDPS